In one window of Thalassococcus arenae DNA:
- the napA gene encoding nitrate reductase catalytic subunit NapA encodes MTASTSRRSFLKASAAAATASAAGITLPQGATAQVGAPDIRWDKAACRFCGTGCSVLVGVKDGRVVATQGDPEAPVNRGLNCIKGYFLSKIMYGKDRLTTPLLRKTNGVYDKEGEFEPVSWDEAFDIMAEKWKEAIQKKGPTAVGMFGSGQWTVWEGYAAAKLYKAGFRSNNIDPNARHCMASAVAAFIRTFGIDEPMGCYDDLEHADTFVLWGSNMAEMHPILWSRLTDTRLTKPGAQVHVLSTFEHRSFELADNGMIFTPQTDLAILNYIAHYIIENGAVNQEFMDKHVNITKTATDIGYGLRDEHPLQLAAANANSGKLEPMTFDEYAAAVSEYTLEKVSKMSGVPEANLLKLAQEYADPNRKVMSLWTMGFNQHTRGSWVNSLLYNVHLLVGKISEPGNSPFSLTGQPSACGTAREVGTFAHRLPADMVVMNEKHREICETAWGIPAGTIPDKPGFHAVLQHRMLKDGVLNAYWVQCTNNMQAAPNINEESLPGYRNPENFIVVSDPYPTVTALSADLILPTAMWVEKEGAYGNAERRTQFWREQVSAPGEAKSDVWQVMEFSKRFKTEEVWPAELLDKKPELRGKTLFEVLYANGTVDKFPVSEVAEGFNNHESEHFGFYVQKGLFEEYAAFGRGHAHDLADFDTYHQSRGLRWPVVDGKETLYRFREGYDPYVKEGEGVNFYGKPDGKANIIFAPFEPAAEEPDDEYDLWLVTGRVLEHWHSGSMTRRVPELHRSYPAAQVFMHPEDADARGLRRGQEIEISTRRGVVISRVETRGRNKMPKGVVFMPWFDEGQLTNKLTLDATCPISKETDFKKCACKVQRA; translated from the coding sequence ATGACTGCCTCCACATCCCGCCGCAGCTTTCTCAAGGCCAGCGCCGCCGCCGCCACGGCGTCGGCCGCCGGCATTACGCTCCCGCAGGGCGCGACGGCCCAGGTCGGCGCCCCGGACATCCGCTGGGACAAGGCCGCCTGCCGGTTTTGCGGCACCGGTTGTTCGGTGCTTGTAGGCGTCAAGGATGGCCGCGTCGTGGCCACCCAGGGCGATCCCGAAGCGCCGGTCAATCGCGGCCTGAACTGCATCAAGGGCTATTTCCTGTCCAAGATCATGTACGGCAAGGACCGCCTGACCACGCCGTTGTTGCGCAAGACCAACGGCGTCTATGACAAGGAAGGCGAATTCGAACCCGTCAGCTGGGACGAAGCCTTTGATATCATGGCCGAAAAGTGGAAAGAGGCCATTCAGAAGAAAGGCCCTACCGCGGTCGGCATGTTCGGTTCGGGCCAGTGGACGGTGTGGGAAGGCTATGCCGCCGCCAAGCTTTACAAGGCCGGGTTCCGGTCGAACAACATCGATCCCAACGCACGGCACTGCATGGCCTCGGCCGTGGCCGCCTTCATCCGCACCTTCGGCATCGACGAACCGATGGGCTGCTACGACGACCTCGAGCATGCGGACACCTTCGTGCTCTGGGGCTCGAACATGGCCGAGATGCACCCGATCCTGTGGTCGCGCCTGACCGACACGCGCCTGACCAAGCCCGGTGCGCAGGTGCACGTCCTTTCGACCTTCGAGCACCGCAGTTTCGAACTGGCGGACAACGGCATGATCTTCACGCCGCAGACCGACCTGGCGATCCTGAACTATATCGCCCACTACATCATCGAGAACGGCGCCGTGAACCAGGAGTTCATGGACAAGCACGTCAACATCACCAAGACAGCCACCGATATCGGCTACGGCCTGCGTGACGAACACCCGCTTCAGCTGGCGGCGGCGAATGCCAACTCGGGCAAGCTGGAACCGATGACCTTCGACGAATACGCCGCGGCGGTCAGCGAATACACGCTGGAAAAAGTGTCGAAGATGTCCGGCGTGCCGGAAGCCAACCTTTTGAAGCTGGCCCAGGAATACGCAGACCCGAACCGCAAGGTGATGTCGCTGTGGACCATGGGTTTCAACCAGCACACCCGCGGGTCGTGGGTGAACTCGCTGCTCTACAACGTGCACCTGCTGGTGGGCAAGATTTCCGAACCCGGCAACAGCCCGTTCTCGCTGACCGGTCAGCCCTCGGCCTGCGGGACCGCGCGCGAGGTCGGCACCTTTGCCCATCGTCTGCCCGCCGACATGGTGGTCATGAACGAAAAGCACCGCGAGATCTGTGAAACCGCCTGGGGCATCCCGGCCGGAACGATCCCGGACAAGCCCGGCTTCCACGCCGTGTTGCAGCACCGGATGCTCAAGGACGGTGTGCTGAACGCCTACTGGGTGCAGTGCACCAACAACATGCAGGCCGCGCCGAACATCAACGAGGAAAGCCTGCCGGGCTATCGCAACCCGGAAAACTTCATCGTCGTGTCCGATCCGTATCCGACCGTGACCGCGCTGTCGGCCGACCTGATCCTGCCCACCGCGATGTGGGTGGAAAAGGAAGGCGCCTATGGCAACGCCGAACGCCGCACCCAGTTCTGGCGCGAGCAGGTCAGCGCTCCGGGCGAAGCCAAGTCGGACGTCTGGCAGGTGATGGAATTCTCCAAGCGTTTCAAGACCGAAGAGGTCTGGCCGGCCGAACTGCTGGACAAGAAACCCGAGCTGCGCGGCAAGACGTTGTTCGAAGTGCTCTATGCCAATGGCACCGTGGACAAGTTCCCGGTGTCCGAGGTCGCCGAGGGCTTCAACAATCACGAAAGCGAGCATTTCGGCTTCTACGTGCAAAAGGGCCTGTTCGAGGAATACGCAGCCTTCGGTCGCGGCCATGCGCATGACCTGGCCGATTTCGACACCTACCACCAGTCGCGTGGCCTGCGTTGGCCGGTCGTGGACGGCAAGGAGACGCTCTATCGCTTCCGCGAAGGCTATGACCCATACGTCAAGGAAGGCGAGGGGGTGAATTTCTACGGCAAGCCCGACGGCAAGGCGAACATCATCTTCGCGCCATTCGAACCCGCCGCCGAAGAGCCGGATGACGAATACGACCTCTGGCTGGTCACCGGCCGGGTGCTGGAACACTGGCATTCGGGGTCGATGACGCGGCGCGTGCCGGAGTTGCACCGCTCGTATCCGGCGGCCCAGGTCTTCATGCATCCCGAGGATGCCGATGCGCGCGGCCTGCGACGCGGTCAGGAGATCGAGATCTCGACCCGCCGCGGGGTGGTCATCAGCCGGGTCGAAACCCGTGGCCGGAACAAGATGCCGAAAGGCGTGGTGTTCATGCCCTGGTTCGACGAAGGCCAGTTGACCAACAAGCTGACGCTGGACGCGACCTGCCCGATCTCGAAAGAGACCGACTTCAAGAAATGCGCCTGCAAAGTGCAGCGGGCCTGA
- the napG gene encoding ferredoxin-type protein NapG: MSSQPKSKMDRRRFLQDAARAAAGCTLGGLVLAKLATDAKALPAQALRPPGALPEDDFLAACIRCGLCVRDCPYDTLVLAELGADGAATGTPFFTARDVPCEMCDDIPCVAACPTGALDKGLTDIDDARMGLAVLIDEEKCLNALGLRCDVCYRVCPVIDEAITLEQRHNTRSGHHAIFMPTVHSDACTGCGKCEKSCVLPGEAAIKVLPRHIAMAEAADHYKLGWENPDPLVDDLIDLPDRLPGPGTDNLAAPGGYEFEPAFKLPGGAGQ, encoded by the coding sequence ATGTCTTCCCAGCCAAAATCCAAGATGGACCGGCGCCGCTTCCTGCAGGATGCGGCCCGGGCTGCCGCGGGCTGTACGCTGGGCGGGTTGGTGTTGGCCAAGCTTGCGACGGATGCCAAGGCGCTGCCGGCACAGGCGCTTCGTCCGCCGGGTGCCTTGCCCGAGGACGATTTCCTGGCCGCCTGCATCCGCTGCGGGTTGTGCGTCCGCGATTGCCCCTATGACACGCTTGTGTTGGCGGAACTGGGCGCCGATGGCGCTGCCACCGGTACACCGTTCTTCACCGCCCGCGACGTGCCCTGCGAGATGTGCGACGACATCCCTTGCGTCGCGGCATGCCCGACGGGCGCGCTGGACAAGGGCCTGACCGATATCGACGACGCGCGGATGGGGCTGGCGGTGCTGATCGACGAGGAGAAATGCCTCAACGCGCTCGGTCTGCGCTGCGATGTCTGCTACCGGGTCTGCCCGGTGATCGACGAGGCGATCACGCTGGAACAGCGCCACAACACGCGCTCGGGCCACCACGCGATCTTCATGCCGACCGTGCATTCCGATGCCTGCACCGGCTGCGGCAAATGCGAAAAGTCCTGCGTTCTGCCTGGCGAGGCGGCGATCAAGGTGTTGCCGCGGCATATCGCGATGGCCGAGGCGGCCGACCACTACAAGCTGGGCTGGGAGAACCCCGATCCCCTGGTCGACGACCTGATCGACCTGCCGGACCGCCTGCCGGGGCCGGGCACCGACAACCTGGCCGCGCCCGGCGGCTACGAGTTCGAGCCGGCTTTCAAGCTACCGGGAGGGGCAGGGCAATGA